In Snodgrassella alvi wkB2, the DNA window CTGGAAATTGAAAGTGCGCTACAGGCGGAAACTATCCAGAGTCTGAGTGATACCATAGCACGAATTCAGCAAACTCTGGATTTACAGCAGGCACAACTGCGTCTGCTGTACCAGCGTCTGCCAGACAAGATAGAAAATGGTAACGAACCATTTAATCCGGCTAATGAAATTCCGCCCCATTATTGATTAATTTTGTCCGGAATATTACAAAGCAGAAAATTTCAATTTCAGATGTACCGCGTTTTGATTAATTGGAAATCTAATTAATATAAATGTTGAAGCAGAGTTTTAAATAAACAATTTTTATAAAGAATAAACAATCATACAATTTCTAGTGTTGTTTTAAAATTTAAATTTATTTTAATAGAAATAATATTCTATATGAATATTATTAAACTTTCCCATCAGTTATCTTGACGGGAAAGTCATGCATATAAAATATTTAGTTAGTAGCTTTTATCCAGTCCCATTTGCCAGAAATCAGCTTCTAATTGCGTCGCTTTAGTAAAAATTTTGCTCAGTTGCTGAAAGCGCTGTGAATCAATATCGGCTAAACGCTGATTAATCCAGTCAATTTCTTCCTGCATGGCAATCTGAAATTCATCATTTGCGTACATTTCTACCCAGCTTTGATAAGGGTTATTAATTGTTTGATACCATGGCTGATCTTTAAGCCAGCAGG includes these proteins:
- a CDS encoding SlyX family protein, which gives rise to MPEILEVLQHRIEELEIESALQAETIQSLSDTIARIQQTLDLQQAQLRLLYQRLPDKIENGNEPFNPANEIPPHY